TAAAAGCCGCTCCTGAACCTACCTGGAGAGGTGGCCCAGATCTGCGTCCggcccagggccggcctaactttttggagtatttacacttatcaattgccgacccagggccgacccagggccggcctaaatcgtaagtgtaaatggggtctaagGCTATTGTCGGTTTGTCAAGGTAATCAgaactcatagactaccaacaccattgCTGGTTTGTATAATTTCAAATTCCATTAAGCATTTTCAAATACAAAACCAAACACAAGCaatgaaatacagtaaataaacatCCAAGCCTGCTATAATATACAGCatgatgtattatttttaatttgttttgaaactttAGTTTATAATTTTGTGAAATGCTTGGTTATGTgttgtaacatttttatttccttGCCAATTGATCAGTAGAAAACAAAAGTAATTTCTTTCATTCCATGTTTTTGTTTCAAGACTCTACTATTTAGTTTCTATGTCTGTGGATGACAGCATTTATGACTCAATATTATTTGTCATGGCAATAAAAGTAATTTCCTTGATAATGTTGTTCATTAATTGTACATAATGAATTGTTAATTTCAAGGATATAAACTAGCTCTTTATTGACattcaatttataatatttaattacaacAACCGTCTAACGTCCTGCTATTGGCAGTTAAGTGTTTGTTCAGAATTGTGGCTTTTTAAGAAAAGTAGCGTTTTTTTCAAATGGAGCTATCACATTTTTCAGTCTGAACAAGGCAACAAATTAGTGCAAAGATACTACCAGAGGTGGCTTAAGAGAATTGAATATAATGAAGTCTCCTGTGACCATTATTTGTGGTTTTAATTTGGTAAAGactcattttgtagttttgatgTCTCATGGccttatattactgtattatttaaaataacaaagaGTAGTCTAGAATTGGGATACTGGTCCGGATAGATTAATGTAATGGAGTCCTTCATGATCATATATCCATCTGCggtttaaatttggtaaaggTCTGTCCTTTAGTTTTGACATAGAGccttactgtatattattaaagaataaaaaGTGGGCCTGAATTGGGATACTGGTCTGGATTGCTTTCAAAATTTAATGAAGTTTTCtgacagacaaacaaacaaaaatcggAGAAAAACATGGCTGATAGAGGTAATAGCAGATTGTTTATAttctaaaatatgattttactAAACTTTAATTTCACATGGTAACATAATACATATTTCTCTTTGATATCTTCACAAtttaattgtactgtattagATTGTATTTCATATGCATGATAGgtgttatttaaaaaagattgaaatGTATGCATCAGTAACTCAATAGTAGTTGAGATATGTTTTTTTTCCTAGCAGAAGCACACGCCGTTAGTACACCCTGTGTAGCTACAAGCAGGGAGAAGGTGGTTGCTCAGGTGATTGAACGCAATGAACCCTACAGTATATGCCAAGCGTACGTTAATCTGAACACATAAGTTCCTCTATTACTCTTTTGTGTTGATTACACAATCAAGTTCTGCATGAAATTTAAAGTATGTAATCCTTTACACACTTGCTGGGATCAATCAGACAATTTTTACACAATACGCCTTTAATCACTGTAAGACTACTTGTTATTACACACACGCACACAAAAGTCTATAAAAGTCAAAGGGGTGTCATAGTACAGTACTCATATTCAGCATTGACCGTAATACAAATAAACAGGCCATAGAGCTACAGTTTTTCTGTTGAAGCATAGAGTTGTgaaacaatatttacattttacagtATAATACAACAGTAAAGgctttaaacttatttttaactGAAAATAACTATACAagttgaaatcattttaaacatttcgCAACCATCAATTTGGGATAGATTGTAGCGCAATTTTTTTAACTGCTTCCTGTAAGAATGTTTGGCagaattaaaagtaaaaattcAATAATGGAGACAGTTACAGATATTACATTACATAGGAGATACGAGGGCAGCTAGAGGGTAGGAAGAGAGATCCATACCAGTCAGAAGgagtatataaaacatattatgATAAAGGGGGAAACAGGAACAACAAGAAAACTCTTTTGAAATGGTATTATGCAATGGCAATTAGAGGTAAAAGGAAGAGAGCAATGCCAGTCATACTGGTGGCACACAGGATTGCTGTCAAAAGTAACAAGAACTTTTAAGTCAAGCCAGTGAGTAAATAGTGCACACCCAGAAGTAAAAATAACATCAATACAAATCAAACTGGTTGGAGCAAATGAAAGTATCCTGATAAGTTATAGAGAGCAAATGACCCATATACAAAAGGAAATCGTCTGCATGAATATCTTCCCCTTCCTCCCACCCCAACCAAAAAGGAAGAAAACACAAAAGACTTACTCAAATAAGCAGACAGCAAAGAATTGTACAAGTCTGTAGAACGTCTGCTCTGGTACACATTTGTTGTAGATGCGTTTACCATCCACTAATCTTGAAAACCATTTCCTTCCTTCTGCCGtctgaaaaataaattgtagtGAAGACAGTTTTGAACTGAATAAATTATGTGTAAATCTGgtacaaatttaattattataggaTAAAAAACATTTCAAGATTATAAAAGGGTGAGGGTTTGCGGCTGTGCTCTCCATTGGATCCAATGGACATGAAGTAATGGGGTAAATATGAGGGAGAGGCAAAGTTTAACATTCAGGATTGAATAAACCCATCACCAATGTTGTTGGAAGAGCAAAAACTGGGAACAAGATTTACTCCAAGAAAAAGAAGTGATAACAAAATGTGTCATCAAGcgatatatactgtatactgtacacatttttcatcaaaaattgaattttattttttttttaaattttaattcttAATATGATGTAATATTAgagatattttcaattttaaatggATTCAAATTCAATGATACACATAATTTTTTCTTGATTTTtctgaataataaaaaaaatcacttaCCCGACAATATAGATCAAACTGTTGATTATCTACCTGTGTTATTGACCCACTGTAAAGATAAAGTTTAACAGGATACAATTAGTTTAAGTGGACTCAAACTGTAGGTTGAGTCTGATATTATGATCCTTTCATTGATAAGTGTCTAAATGACCCTGATACcaccttttattttaaaaaaatctagAAACATTATTACAACCTAGAATTCTTTGTatttgtttctctttttttattgtatgtatgtttcattatcaacagtttgtctgaaataaagtttaattgaattgaatttcaCTAGTTGGTTATGTACAGTAGGCGTGGCGTCCTACATTGTGGCGTCCATTATTTGCAAATGAATGTATTATATTCATGGAATGGAGATAATTCATTCATTGGAAAATGTACCTTTTTGGTCTATTCAATTCAACTTATGAAAATATTCTCTCCAATaattccactcataaacatttattatttatatatactctaaGGCTCCAAATATATTATCCTTACATTTATAGACATTTTTTTGGAATGTCAAGGCAGTGTGTTCAGAGTATTCCCCGGGAAGGAAGGCCCCTAGTTCCTTACCAAATTCCGtcttgtttaataataataataataataataataataaataaacagcTCTAAGCATTACAAGCTATTATTTTTGGTCATTAAGATCAAACTGATTTGCCGTAAAGTATTTGAAATTTGCATGTGGACATGGATATTTGATTGTATGTATGCAGGATGAATGATTCCGCACAAAAGGTTCGaaatttaacaaatataatttacatactGCACTGTATCAAAACAGTTACATACTGTGATAGTATCCTCCGTAAAAATACCTTCCACAAATTCTAATATCAGTTTTACTGAAAATATTTTAGCTTCATATCAAAATAGTCCATCAATTAGACTACAAAGCAACACAAGTTATAAAGATTGTAACTAAAGATTGTTTGaaatttgatgaaaaaaaaaggcAAAGCAATATGTAGGATGGTATGGTATGGTATGGTATGGTAATGTATTACATGATCTGTTATCAATTTCAGATATCTAGACACTTATATTTAATGACAAATTTGTGTTTGTTCAACAATATATATCTATTAACTTGATAGTACACCTACGCAGATATTCAATAAAATGCAAAGACATGTAGTCTCTTCTTTAATGACATTATCTATCAGGCCTATATTTTAATGAGTGAATATAACTTTATCACCTCCATTTTTACATTTCAGAAAGATTGTATCTGCAGGCCTACACAGTAAAACTTGCGACAACCCCTATGGgacaaagtgtcccttaatagggttcTAATGCTTGCAgtaaacatcatacaaaatttaatattcatatctcaaatatttctaaaaagcattgtcttttattatgcaTTTGATATCCCTTGAAAATAATACATTCTGAATTGGTTATCTTTCAAAATTAAAGAGCATTTACGGAGCCATTGAAAATACCATGGAAACAAACATGGAGCATTAAACACACATAAATGTCACATGACATGTCTGAGCTATTCTGGTTTGCATCTCATTAACTACTACAACCcacaattattatatactgtactgtaatcaCTGATTACTTTCTAgtgaataatttatatataataaaaagtgAGTCACCTATGATAGTTGTTTTAAATTGGTAGGCAAAATGAACTGTCAGACACAGCTTTGACAAATAATATCAGTAACACTCTGATAATGACATCAATAAATCATgcaattttattcaatttattgaaGAAAATGTGAAAACCACTGTTTAATCCAATCAGATCTGATCAGATATTGAATTGTGTATCTCTGTAGTACAGTACATTGGTTCAAAGAACTGAATATTATTAGGAAATTGCAATTCTATAGAATATTTGTATTAGCCTTGTGCATGGATGGAGACAATAAAGTAAGATCTTTTGAAAGACAGTGTTAATCTCTCTAAGGAATTCCACACTTCTATGAGATACACAAGtttttaattatgaattttattaaaaaaaatagaggTAGAAAAATTGGAAGCCTCTATGGTATGGTTTTACTGTGTGTGCTTCACAGTATCCAATCATATACAggaaacatgttttattgattgatCAAGACCGTTTGCAATGCTGTACAGTATACTATGTACAAGTAAGCATTATTAAGTATAGTTTAACCTAGGTaccaacataaatatttattcgAAATACAGTACACAGTATAAACATGTGACATACACGCAATATGCTGGTTAAACAAGTTGTATTTCATTTAATAGCAGGCATGTGATTATTACAAATTtacttgtttgtttatttttttaataaacaatagaaattcATGATAGAATTTTAGAAGTTCCATATCTgaaaatattaaagttaaacaGATTGTGTAGAGTGTACTGAgttatgtttgttttgttgttgatttatcatctttttttttttggttaaaaaaaattgtgaacacaatattctgtttttaaaaaaggtacCAGCCTGTGATGTTTCATGGACCAGGTATGGACTGACTCTCCTTTATATGTAGGCTGAATTGTTCCAAAATATGTGTTTACTGTCAGTACTTAGTTTTCCATTGTATAGTTGTTAATGTGTATACTAAGAATAGATGTGTTCAGTATTAGGAAAAAAAATCGTATACCCAGAATAGCAATTTTATAACATCAATTTACAGTAATAATCATTCCAAATACTGTAATACTTGGCAATATTTAATCATATTAAGCACAGATTTCATAGATAAAGATGTGtacaaaatcataaataaacaatatttatgtcTCACAGGACAATTTTGTATATACACAAACATGACATTATATACActatgattaattaattttacaatattaaattgaaaaatacaaatacctattaatgtgatgtatctcacaaattatttaaatataaattgttgtaCAAACCTGTCATGAAATATACGTCTCACAAGATCTTTCATAAATACTTTGCATTCTAGGTCGTAATCATCCAATTCGTCGTCACTGCTTGCCTCCGTTGTGTACTCTGTCGTTTCTCCTCCTGTCGTGTCCTCGCTCATCCGTCCCTGTGTTGCATCATCTGCTATATTTTCCATTGTTTCCGCTGAATTTTCGGTATTCAACTCAATTATGCCATTTATTGGTTTGGAGTTcagtttttctttttcttcaatATGTACTATAATTTTCTCAATCTCATCCGGTTTCATAGTCGTAGATTGTTCGTTAATTTCGTTGGCATTTGTAGTCTTGCTATCGTTACTTTTCAcattaattgaatttgaattcgCATCACAGATATTATGAAGGTCTTTGCTAGTTTTTCCTTTAGTGATATTGCTAAGCAATGAAGTAACTGATTCAAAATGACCTCTCAGTGCAGCCACGCTAACACCAGATGTCATATTATCTACGTCCGATGACGGTTCCGAGTCGGTGTCCTCACACGAGCTTGTCCCATTAGTTGCACTTGATTCCGAAGTACTTGTCAGCTTACGAATAACACCATTGATGTATCCTTCCTTTTGGGTTGATTCACCGTGGTCAAGTGAACTTGTTGAAGTACCAGCAGATGTgtattcatcattatcaatatgcGAGTTGTCGGAGCCTCTCCTTACTATTGGGTCATGCATGGATGACATCATTACTTATATAGTAGCATCAGGGATTTCCAAAGTCTCTATGGATAAAAATAGGGACATTGTTACTAGGGATCACAAGCTATCAACGTTAACAATTCTTTTATCAAGCATGAGTACACTACACTCAATTATATTTAGTAGTTTTCCTTTTTAACTTTGTATTATATAGCTAATCCTATCCAGTTACGTCCTGATTTAAAACCCAGTTTCAGCTGGTTTCGGTTTATCATTTAAACAAGAATAGATTTATAAAGTCCTTTCCAGATTTCAGATCTTGGACCTCAAAAGGAATCTAGTTTTAGGAGAGTTTCCATGAGTCCAGTAGGAGATTACACTGTATAGTACTGATACTAATTATGGGACATACACACTCATTAgattgtttacatttattatgACTGCCAtctgaataaaataaagttgattgtagtTTACATAATAACTCATTGAAATGCTTGAAGCTAATTTAATAGCTTGATTAAAGGAAAAGTATTATTGCATTATGTTTTGTCAATCATTATCAAATGAACATCACACTACTGTAGACAAAATCCAGggatatttaataataaaagccTTGATATCATATTGAAAATTCCAATATTTAAAGAAGATCCCTTCTATGGCATGATTCCAAGAAATAATAACCAATACTAATATTACAGTGAGGCACCAGATTCCATATGGAGGAaaagtatataataattttggcaatcaaaataatattatacattaaaaaCCGCATTCTGTACAATATCCAACCTTTAAATTGGACgaatcaaataatttttttatcatatttaataagtaagttaatataatttttatcttggcaaataacaaaataatgataggcaatataatgtatttaaaatatttattattaagtcAGGTCTATTGGTAGCCCTTTCACCAGAACCATCTCATCCAATGgtgtattgatttattttttaaaagtggGTTGGATGCAAGAAAGCGTGATGTTATGAAAAAGATAACACCTTTAGGTGGTTTgcaattaatttttgttttttcttaaaattcttttattatttaaaaaaatagaggAAAAAGGAGATAGGAGAGGGGGTGGGGGGATGAGGGAAAGAGAGAGAAAAAGTTACTACACCCTCAGTTCGTTTCATCCAGCAACAGGCGCGTTAAAATATACTCCCGAATATATTTCTGGTGATTTATACTCTCATGTAGCAACCGCCAGAGAAGATAGtgaaacaaaatatttcaaagAAGCCAGCTTATCATGTTAATTTGCATTTTGATAAAGGAGATaccaagaaaaaaatattataaccgACTTCCGTAAAATGTATATAACAAATTGACGCAGTTTGTGTGTTTGTAAACagattaaaatgacctgaaatgcTCTAAAaactatactgtaatataaagaggttttttttatgtttactaCTGTGGATATTATTTGCCGACGACTTTTGGCTACCTTTTAGGTTTGGTTTTTGGTCATTTATCCGTGTGTGTTTGATGATCTTGACCGGTTAATTGCTTAGATTTTAATTTCTTAATCTATTCtactattataaaaacaaacaatccATAGTATTTGATGACCTAGACATGGGATTTAGAATTAGGTCCTGGTCTCCAATATTCATTGAACTATAAAACagtgaatgtaggcctactaaagtaCCAGTTTTCAATGTCaaagaattattttatatgatacAAAAATATAGGTCAATAGAAAACACTGAATCAGTCAAATTTGGATAAATAGATCAAGGTTAATGAGAAACTTATAACCATACAGTAGGGATGGGATGTGTTGTCAATCAAAATAACCTTTATTTGCGTTTTCAGCTAAAAAATGAACACCAATAATAAGTTAAATGGCGCTGTAACATGCTATCCATTGGGTGATTTTAACCATTCTTTCTTCTTTTGACAAGAAATTAGGGTTAATTTAATCACACAGTTATAAATCAGTTACCAATCAATCTTATCAAATTTAAAGTTACTAATATTTTTTTGGTCCGGTTTTTGAAGTTTTCTTCTCTTGACCTACCAGTTTCTCCACCCTAGATATTTGCTTCACACAGTGGCAGACGTAGGATTTTAAAATAGGGAGCCTCCTCAATACCtaaaattattgaaatgatGTGATGCGTTCAAAGTGGATATTCATCCTGTACTGTACCAAATCCCATGTTCTTACAGTAAAACTGTATTGTGTATGCGTATAATTATCTGTAAAGTTAAAATCTTATTTCCATTGGCTTGCATGACCAATTTTTTTCTATTCATTCATCACTGATTTTTCAAAATCGGATATTCAGAGTTAGGTTTCATGTTCGAAAACACAAATTGGTGCATAGATTTCCGTTGTTGGTTGCCGATACCGGATGAATACCCGCATGCAAAATTCAGGACCCTTGTCATTTATACTTATTATAGAgatattatgtaaatttaacACTTGTCACTCTTCCACCATTATAACATTCTAATTATTTGATTGTGAATGAAGTAAAACATTATCAGTTTTAGAAAATACTATTAAATTGTGAATGATAACAATTTATAATCATTTGATCTAGTAGAACAATATCAGTGGATTTGTCAAAATCAGTCAACCGTAACATCACAATCAATAGCCTACAGCAGGGCACATCGATCAAACTACTGATCACATTAAAATAAGGTTATAGCCTATAGGCCAAATCAGTAcaacttttaatattaaatgcTAAATAATGA
This region of Antedon mediterranea chromosome 8, ecAntMedi1.1, whole genome shotgun sequence genomic DNA includes:
- the LOC140056040 gene encoding uncharacterized protein KIAA0513-like isoform X2, coding for MMSSMHDPIVRRGSDNSHIDNDEYTSAGTSTSSLDHGESTQKEGYINGVIRKLTSTSESSATNGTSSCEDTDSEPSSDVDNMTSGVSVAALRGHFESVTSLLSNITKGKTSKDLHNICDANSNSINVKSNDSKTTNANEINEQSTTMKPDEIEKIIVHIEEKEKLNSKPINGIIELNTENSAETMENIADDATQGRMSEDTTGGETTEYTTEASSDDELDDYDLECKVFMKDLVRRIFHDSGSITQVDNQQFDLYCRTAEGRKWFSRLVDGKRIYNKCVPEQTFYRLVQFFAVCLFECKESDDFSPAKHLMNMCFTFYHEQEGIPCNDDTTHQSYLYTHLNNQKIWRDQRFWTAAFMDSVHSEKKKRMPTGRENWGKQTQEERENTELLHENITFGQLAAFVHNMMHLGLPRSMCEEFVDKQSVIGSLNDFQINMIIGNINEHYKVEKVIEEKPVTSLQKSINKIKRKIPGVS
- the LOC140056040 gene encoding uncharacterized protein KIAA0513-like isoform X1; this translates as MMSSMHDPIVRRGSDNSHIDNDEYTSAGTSTSSLDHGESTQKEGYINGVIRKLTSTSESSATNGTSSCEDTDSEPSSDVDNMTSGVSVAALRGHFESVTSLLSNITKGKTSKDLHNICDANSNSINVKSNDSKTTNANEINEQSTTMKPDEIEKIIVHIEEKEKLNSKPINGIIELNTENSAETMENIADDATQGRMSEDTTGGETTEYTTEASSDDELDDYDLECKVFMKDLVRRIFHDSGSITQVDNQQFDLYCRTAEGRKWFSRLVDGKRIYNKCVPEQTFYRLVQFFAVCLFDLFFCELILFRCKESDDFSPAKHLMNMCFTFYHEQEGIPCNDDTTHQSYLYTHLNNQKIWRDQRFWTAAFMDSVHSEKKKRMPTGRENWGKQTQEERENTELLHENITFGQLAAFVHNMMHLGLPRSMCEEFVDKQSVIGSLNDFQINMIIGNINEHYKVEKVIEEKPVTSLQKSINKIKRKIPGVS